A window of Verrucomicrobiia bacterium genomic DNA:
CAAGTTCGGCAAGCGGCGCAAGAGCGGCGCTCGGACCATTTATGGCGCCCCCATCCCGGGGCTCACCGTGTTGCGGGATCTGCGAGTGAATGCGGTTGGGTAACTTGCCGCATCCGAGGCGAAACGAGATTCAGCCCGAGATCGAAGTGGTAGCAAGATTATCGCTTGGCATCTGCCCACCATGGACAGAGAAGGCCGATCAAGGTGGGTCAGCGAGTCGTAGGATCGGACGACTGCCGGTTCACCGCGCCCGAGCAGCCCCAGCGGCAGCCATAGATCCATAAGGAGTGCGTCTGGAGGTGCATTGGCCGGAGGCTCGCCTAGGATCTGGGCGGAGTCCGTCCCGACAACTTGGGTGTGAGTTCGAGGGGCCGAGCTCCACAAGGCCGGCGGGGTTGAAGACGGGTGAGGGGGAGAACCCATGCCCGCCTATCGGATCAAGACATGAAGTCGCTGACGTTGCTGTTGGGTGGAGCCTTGGCGGTCGCTGAATCGGCCGTGAGTTCGGATTGGGCGGCGTTCGTGGAACCGGAGTTCCCGTTCTTCGGGTCAGTGCTGGACGCCAGGCGGCTGGGTTCCGGATGGCCGCGGGATAATCTGACCTCGAGCGGTATCATCCTGAATCTGGGGCGTGGGTACTGGGCCTGTTTCGATCTGGATCTGTTGCGGGTGGCCTTGGTTTGGCGTGGGGAAGGCGTGTCCCCGGCGTCGATGGCCCAGGGTTCCTACCATGATCCGGGACACAAGGCGCCCGAAGGGATCGATTCGCTGCCTGAACCGACGGGGACTCCCTGGCTGGCCACCCGTATCAGGCCCGGCTGGCATACCGGCCACGGGGCGGATTGGAGAGATCCGCGCGATCCGGGACCGGATGCCCGTGAGGTGGGGCGGGGTCCATTGCCTCCTGACCTTGGGGAATTCCGGGCGCTGCGGTGGGTCGGAGACGGCGTCGTGCTCGAGTATGAGGTTGCGGGTGTCCCGGTGGTCGAGTGGGTGCGGGCGGTGGGCCATGCGGTACATCGCGAATTCCAAGTGGCATGGGTGCCCCAACCCTTGAACGTTGCGATAGGCCGGTTGGCGCCGGGCTTGGAGATCAAGGCGTGGGCCAAGGGCGGGGATGGGCGGGTGATTCTCGATCAGGATGGGGCATACGAGGGCGAATGGGTTCTGAAAGTGGCCGAAGGGCCGCTGCCCCTGCGATTCCGCGTCACAGTGGCCCCAACGGGGATCCCGGAAGGGGAGGATGTCGACTGGAATACGCCGCCGTCCGACCCTCCCGCCCGGCATTGGCAGGGCGAGGTGCGAACCCGGCGGATCGCAACGACCCGTGCGGACGCGTTGGAAGTCGACTCGGTAGGGTTGCCGCTGGACAATCCCTGGCGCCGGAATGTGCGACTGGCGGATCTCGGGTTCTTCCGGGACGGAATGGCGGCCGCGGTGACATTCGACGGCGATGTCTGGAGGGTGACGGGGCTGGAAGGAGGACTGGATTCAGTGCGGTGGCATCGGTTCGCCTCCGGCCTTCACGAACCGCTGGGACTTTGCGTACGGGACGATGTGGTCTTCGTGCATGATCGGAATGGCATCTGGCGTCTGCTGGACACTGACGGCAATGGCGAGGCGGACCGGCACGAGCGGCTGCCCACGGACCTGGCCCAGACGGCGGAGACACGGGAATTCGCGTTGGGCCTTCGGGTCTTGCCCGACGGGGCATTCGTTTTGGCCAAGGGTGGACAGCGGGGCGCCACCTTGGGTCGGCATTCCGGGATGGTGCTGCGGGTGCCTGCGGAGGGCGGACCGGCGACGGTATTGGCTCATGGGTTGAGGCAACCGTTCCTTGGGGTGCATCCGGAAACCGGGACGATCACGGTGAGCGACCAGCAGGGACATTACGTTCCCACCACGGCGCTGCACCAGATCGCGGGTGGTCCATCGCGTTACCACGGGTTCTTGCCGCTGATCCTGCCGCGCAACGCCCATCCGGAACCGATCGCGGACCCATTGACTTGGATCCCTCACGCAATCAATGCGTCGGCGTCAGGTCAGGTCTGGGCGTCCGACACCCGGATGGGTCCGCTCCATGGGGCCCTGATCCACCTCGGTTATTTTCGGCCCGAGCTGTTCGCGGTCCGGCCCTTCGCGCGAGCGGCGGTTCCGGGTGCGGCGGTCATGAGTCTGACCCGGGACCTGAGCTTCCCCCCGCTGGCCGGAACGGTGAATCCGAAGGATGGGGAGGTGTACGTCATAGGCTTCCAGATCTGGGGCACCGTGGCTCCGGCGGTGAGCGGACTGGCCCGGTTGCGTCCTGGCGGAGGGCCGAGCCTTCTCCCACGCGAGGTGACGCCATTTCA
This region includes:
- a CDS encoding cytochrome c encodes the protein MKSLTLLLGGALAVAESAVSSDWAAFVEPEFPFFGSVLDARRLGSGWPRDNLTSSGIILNLGRGYWACFDLDLLRVALVWRGEGVSPASMAQGSYHDPGHKAPEGIDSLPEPTGTPWLATRIRPGWHTGHGADWRDPRDPGPDAREVGRGPLPPDLGEFRALRWVGDGVVLEYEVAGVPVVEWVRAVGHAVHREFQVAWVPQPLNVAIGRLAPGLEIKAWAKGGDGRVILDQDGAYEGEWVLKVAEGPLPLRFRVTVAPTGIPEGEDVDWNTPPSDPPARHWQGEVRTRRIATTRADALEVDSVGLPLDNPWRRNVRLADLGFFRDGMAAAVTFDGDVWRVTGLEGGLDSVRWHRFASGLHEPLGLCVRDDVVFVHDRNGIWRLLDTDGNGEADRHERLPTDLAQTAETREFALGLRVLPDGAFVLAKGGQRGATLGRHSGMVLRVPAEGGPATVLAHGLRQPFLGVHPETGTITVSDQQGHYVPTTALHQIAGGPSRYHGFLPLILPRNAHPEPIADPLTWIPHAINASASGQVWASDTRMGPLHGALIHLGYFRPELFAVRPFARAAVPGAAVMSLTRDLSFPPLAGTVNPKDGEVYVIGFQIWGTVAPAVSGLARLRPGGGPSLLPREVTPFQDGILLCFDVPLHDGTVSNPANYSVERWNYRRSDAYGSAHYRADGSRGQDTLPVRGVALADHGRSVFVAVEGMAPAMQMRIGWALETPDGTSVRNNAYFSLSMLSPFVPEAEGFGRLNFEEWVPSARSVPVGSQVSVEEGQRLADLMGCVACHSVDGSTLGRVGPTWKGLFRSERMLTDGRVVVADEAYLRRAIREPDAEVVRGFEGTDTGMPSYEGVLTDTQIEALVKYLTTLGD